The sequence TAATCCCAATAGAAATGTATCCCATAATGTTTCTACGACATGCTTTGCACGCTGCCAATAATGTTTCCATGACGTGCTTTGTACCCTGCCAATAATATTCGATGACCAATGACTTTCAATAGCTTGTAGTTGTGCAACGCGCAATGCACGCTGTGAAAAACCGATTTGCAACGCtgcgaaaaaatatttttgttgtagtgaacAAAGAGTTCTAATGTATATCAAAAGCATTGTATCAGTTAAGTTAAGTCATTCCTCtagataaaaaaatttcttcatgATGAAATTcgataaaataataaaacgTGTTCTGAAAATAATTCATCAAAAGAAAGAATTCATGAAAGAGGGAAGAAACAAGAATGAAAATTGAAGATCATTCTCCGTTCCCGAATTGTTGCGTTCTTTGTCCCTTTTTCACTATAGGCACCTGCCTTCGAGCGCGGGAGCACCAATGCTGGCGCGGGGGAGCACCAAAAGTGGCGTGAGTGCACTACGTTGGCTGCGTTTATTTTCTGCAACTTTTCtttttactctttttttttctcttttcatcATCATTTGGTTCATTTTCACTCCATATGTgccataaaatttttattaaaatccaaGTTAAATAGATGAAAGAGAAGTGAAACAAATTgcatttatcaagtttgatcATATGAtgatcttatgttattttgatATATCAATTGGACAAAGTTTTACTATATTATATGTTATTGTAAGATATACAGTAAGGCAGATTGATAAGTGGTTAATAATAACATCTGTAAAACAATGATTTTTTCGGGTACATGGACTCGAGCTATATGTGCTCGGCAATATGAACTTCGCTACATGGTTTAGTTAAATGGGCTCGATTATATGAGCTCGATCGAATTTATGGGCTCGTCTATATGAACTTGGATACATGGGCTCGACTATATGGAGTCAGAACATCTTATGGCCAGTGAAAGTTTTAGACCTTTACGAAGTAGGGTATGCATTGAGTTTATTTAGGGGAATGAGCCCGTCCCTCCGAGTACAATGCTAGCCTTGAAACGAGGATaacaacatttttatttttgttatttgtatttttttttatttttggttttgttaacaatgaatttatatttttagtcaTCTAActtatgtattatttttattttttaacctTTAAAttgtatttgttttttttagttttttatgaccgataaaaatatcaaaaatgaaATTAACTACAAGCTAAAGGACAAAAAATGCAAACAATATACAAATTACATGAGTAAAAATGCAAATTCACATGaccaaaattgaaaaaaaaaaaaaaaatacaagttacAGGACTGAAATACAAATCCCTCGTAACAGGaccaaaagtgaaaaaaaaatgtaaataataGGACCAAAAATATAGTTCTCCCCTTGAAAGTGTTGGTGAAGAAGATGATTCTAAATTCATGCAATTTCAATTCGCCTATTCTAACATTACTTCAGTTGTAAACACTTCCGCTTCGCATTTGAATCATGCATCGTAAAAACAATTATCAATTATAAAATAGATCGTTATTGATTATATCTTGCACTatgaggcttgttgttttacgatgactaaaaaaattatctaaagtatcaaataaatttcaaaactaTAGTAGTTAATTAGggcaaacaaaaaaaatatttaaaagactATATGTTGTCATTCATActataattgttttttttttttttcaaaaccagACAATTCAACCCGTTTGTCAACTCACAGCATCCGCCTTCGCGTTCAATgggttttaatttattaatatctAGACCCAAATAGTCTAAAGCATCGATCCACATAACCAAACTTGGTGACTTGAGGCTTCATTTCAATCTAAATTAATAAAGTGGAGAGAAAAGTTACGTTGAAGTTAGAAGCTGGAATATTTGGATGACTTGGATTGAATCCAATCTGGAAAAATGAAAGTATAATACTTAAAATATTAAGGTTCTGCAATCCATTACATTAGTAGAATTCTTGTTTTCTTCTTTTAAAAGGATATCTTAATCAAATTTTACATATGGATATTGACACACATATACTATCAGTTAGGGCATAAATTCATTTTGATTGTATTCCGATTGAGTAATTAGGATTTGAGAAAATGATGCGAGAGAATGATTCCAAATGACTTCATTTAGTAGGAATATGAAAATCCATGAAAACCGTGAAGAGATAATATTATTTAACCTATGGATTTCAAGAGTATTCAATAAACGATACTAGTGAtttaaaaatgatatattttaaaacatttcgGTATATCCAATGcactattaaaaaattattataatatgtTTAAGCTCAAATAGAATTCGTTAATTTCAAGTACACAATAAAATTTACTGCTATCAACTTAATAATTTCAAGATTAATTTGGTCGATTTTGTGTAAATTCCATATCTCACACGGGCTGCTGTAGGTTTATCTAGTCTAGCTTCATATAATCTATGTAAACATCATAATTATGGAATCCCCACTTGCATGCGATCACATCTAATAAATAATAGCTACACACTTTGGATAAAACTTAACCAAGAGATTTCAAGACTcgtgtaataataataataataataataataataataataatatcggatcaaagtatatattaatatatatttcctCTGATCATGTCTGTTGATCTAAACATTCAAAtatctaacatgtttaaattaATATTAGCATAAATTACAATCCGCAATTGCGATTTGCAGTaaaaattagtcattttatttaaaactgttttttttttttcgtccATTTCGTGATTTGATGCCCATGTTCAAGGGATTTGATTGAAATAATGAAATTGCAacgtaattttattttttattttttaattatagaaAACCTTGTAATTGATCCCTTCAAGGGACCATATAATATATGTTTGTCATCTCATGTATggacaataatatatatatatatatatatatatatatatatatatatatatatatatatatgtaacgaATAAACATTTCTTGAATATGACTTCGCGTGATATGGACGTATTTGTATTTTACTGGCTGCTGATGGGGCCTCGATGTAATAAATTATGTTCgattatttatttctttctttctttctttctattTCCAATCGGTTGATTATGTCTCGTTGTAAAGTTTGATTAATTTGGAACTTCTTTTTTTTGTTTACAAAAATGATTGATTTGCACACATCTAAACGAAAATTGCTAAGCTGTTATATAATGCAATTTTGGAATATAACATTTTGTTCTTGTTTCAATTAAAacgataaaatatatataagagGGGCGACATAGTTCTAAATTACAGAAAAGTGTAACAAATGAGCACGTATTCgtatttttatcaaaaaataATGTTTATAGCATTAATATCCATTTTCGATATATCCATTCAAGATCATGTTCTCTAATGGCTAGCCTCTTAGATAAATCCGATTCCGTGGCAATTTAAACACTCAAATCAGTAGACATTCGAGATCAAACTAATCGAGTACAATTTCGTTGGCTTAATTAAGTCCCGGAAATCATATATACAATATGTTAaagaaaatgaaatgaaattttaataaagaACATATGAATTGGTGAATAGACATTGGAAATGAAAGATAACTGCATTTGGCATGGGTGGACCATGTAGGATCGGAACGACAAATCAATTATTAAGGTGCTGTAATAATTAGTGAAGACAGCTAATAAGATTTAATTAGATGTGCCCACTTGTTAGGTTTTAACTAATTTTCTGATAATCCCCCAGTGGATTCTAAAATTTCTAGGCTCATTCTAGTATTGTCGAAAGTTTAATAACTATTGCCGAATGAACTATGAAATATaatacattttatattattttgaaaacaatctataATAATTCATTATTAACTGTACGTACAAAAATATATACGTGTATGGCATGAAAATTcatcacacaaaaaaaaaattggttgatTGAATATTTATCTTTCTCAAACGAACCCAGCCGTATAATCGAAATTGGATCGATTGGCCGCGGCCAATATTTCTTTTTGAACAAGCACTGAGATAGTTATCCGATCACCAACGTATGGGAATAGCTAGGACCCCAAGCCTTGCGACCTTTCCTTTGttagaatatttttttagaatattttcagaaattttGTTGCCGATGACAAATAAAGATTTCCGCTGCGAAAATTACAGGGATCGAGGGGGCAGAGCCACCTCGTGGGGGCTCGGGGGCAACGCTCCCGAAAGCTCTTCGGAAACATCACGACTGTTCGCGAGTGGATGCTTCGGTTCATGAACGGATACATTGTTTGACTAAGAATCACACTCGTTCAGATACGTCTTTTCattctctataaatagaggtgcatCATCAGATTCAAAGGTCTTGAATTAGATTATTATCTCCATTGTATCCTGATAGAGATCTtaaaaacatctcttaaaagatAGCGTTTAAAACGTGTCTTGGAGTTCATCATTAAATCCTTTCTAAATTTACGAAATTCTTCAACATCCTTGATTGCCTTTCTTCCTTTCGCTCCGCACCTTACCTTGCATCTAGAATCGAATTTATGATATTCTTTTCTACGACTTGATGTCTACGCGCCTTAGTACGCGCGATATCGCTTTCCTAAGTTAATTGCTATGCTTAGGTCAGGTTCAGTTCAAAGACTTTTTgcgtcaaaatttaaaaatattcaaatgaaACATCAGACTTTAGTTAATATTAGTTTTGAACTGATATTTCAAACACTAACTACTTTTGTTTCTCACCAACTTCTTTGTACTCTCTAGAAAAATCACTTCAAAATGGGTAAAAACTCTTACAAACACTATCGTGGTGCCATTGGATTTTTCATAAATCAGTTTTCTTTAATTAAAAGTGACATAATTGTTGTTAAGTTTTGATACTTTTGCTAACAAAGATTCAAGTCGCAAATTCCACttgacaaaagaaaaaaaatacaaatatagACGTTGGATTTAGAGTCGAGAAAATTTATTCATTACCACGATAGAAATGTACTTTCCACCTCAAAGTCTCAAACAAACGAATAAACAAATTAAAGAAACAATATCTTAATCTTTACTATACAGCCAGAAGTAGTCTCTAATCATCTTTTCCTCCCCATTACTTTCTTAAATTGTGGTAACACCCCAATCTTTTTCGTTGGGTGCAATTCTTTCGCCACACTTCTTCATAGTCCTTTTGCTACATTAATTAGATATtcgtatatatttaattttgaaaaatatataataaatatctaattaatcTTATGATATACACAATATTATTGGACCATCCATCAACCCTGAATGGCCAAACTTGGGTTGGAAACTAACGGCGATAACGGCGGAACCTCAAAGATACCCTTCTCATCAACCCAATCCCAAACGGCCGTCCAACTTGACGGCGTTAAGGGTAATGCCGCCGTCAACTCACTCTCACCgttaacttcttgaatttcttcccTCTTAATTTCCTTCTTCCCTTTCCCTTCGACGTCACTTCCCCTCACCCTTTTCCGGCCGGCGGTAGCCGGCGGAGGAGTAATCTCCGGTATGGGGTTCAAGTTTTTTCCTATATCAAGTGGGAAATTAAGAATGGCCTTGCTGCCTCTCAGCCTGAACGCCGCCCTGTCGTAGGCCTTGGCGGCCTCCACCGCCGTGTCGAAGGTTCCCAGCCAGACCCGAGTGCCTTTCCTATTCGGGTCGCGTATCTCCGCCGCGAATTTCCCCCACGGCCGCTGCCTGACTCCCCTGTAGTTCCGCCGCTCGCCGGGATTGGCCTCCAGTTTCTTCTGCTCAACCACCTTGAAACCGGTGACCGGATTGTTGACTTGAGGAATCGATATGTTGAGCGAAGGCTTCCTTTCGGCGAAACTCTTGCAAAACTTGGGCTCTGTTTCAAATCCCGAGAACTCACTCTCAGTTTTAGGAGCCAAGAAACTGGAGATATTTGTGCTGTAATTCGAGCTTGAAGAGAAGCTCAAATTCGCGGGAGAAAACGCAAAAGATTGATCCATGGAACAAGAAGACGAACAAGAATTGTTGGTGATTTCAGTAACCACAGAATCAGAACTGCTACAAGTCCCTGAAATCTGTGATTCTGATGAAAAACCAGCATCCGGGCAGTAATGCTCCATGAAAGCAGAGTCATCAAGAAGATGCTGGCGTATCAAGTCCAGAGCCGAACTTTCATCGGGTGAAGCCATTTTAGGACCAAAAATATCGAACAAAAGAAAAgggtttttttttgtgtttgtttttccCTGTTCTGAACTGACTTCAGTTCTTGATTCTTGATTTGGAATTGGGAATTGTTGTATTGAAGAAGATGAATATATAAGGAATTGAAATATTGATGGGGGGTGGTTTCGAAGAAGGCTTGTGTGGAGGAGCGAGGAAGTATCGTTTCGGTTTGGCTTTATCCAAATTACAAAAATtattagaaaataaaagaaaatgggTGGAATTCTTTGGTGTGGGCGCACAAACGACGAGGATACATCTGTTTTAGTTAGGACAAAAGTTGTGTGGTTTGATTGCGTTTGCATTTTGCTATCAGTAAATTTAATATTACTTGTATTTtttcatatcaaataatattttttgtcatTCTACTTAAAAAGTAGTGTAAATTTGCTTTTTAcggattttttcaaaaaaaattgtgttgTTCTACCGAGTAATTTTGTGTTTTAATTAGTCACTATTTGGTGTGTCAATATCATTGTATCTTGCGTTTGGTGACTacaatatatgatatttttaaagataataaaaactTCAATATGATATAAGAATAAGTTTTTTGTAGCACAGTCAGATCGAAAATCtatatcataaaattaatctcTACACTGTCTCACACAAGAAATTTTATGTTGATATGATATCTTGCTTGGCCCATCCTAAAAATGAGCACGACTCATCCCTCATCATAATAACTCGATGGTCCCATAAACCAATGTTCTCACATGTACCCAGGTCGGCTTAGTATCCAGTTCGGCCATACTCTAGGTCAGTCAAGTACCCAGGTCGACCATACTCTTAGGTCGACCAAGCTCCCAAATCAGTCATATTCCCGGTTGGCCAAGTATCCAGGTCGGTCATACACTCAGGTCGACCAAGTACCCACCTTGGCCAAGTAACCAGGTCGGCCATACAATCAGGTCAGCCATACACCCAGCTCGGCCACACACCCAGCTCGGTCAAGTATCCATGTCGGCCATACTCCCAAGTCGGTCAGATACACAGGTCGGTCATACACCCAGGTCGGCCATACACTCAAGTTGGTCGAGTGTCCAGGTCGGCCACAGACACAAGTGGACCAAGCTCCCAGGTCGGTCATATACCAATGTTGACCAAGTTCCGGATCGGCCACACTCCCAGGTCGACTATGCATCCAGGTCAGCTCATCATGATATTCAGCTCAAGACAACCCCCAAGATGAATAACACTCACGAGATCCCTGCCTGAGATTTACGGGATTGTGATCCCTAT comes from Henckelia pumila isolate YLH828 chromosome 4, ASM3356847v2, whole genome shotgun sequence and encodes:
- the LOC140863650 gene encoding ethylene-responsive transcription factor 5-like yields the protein MASPDESSALDLIRQHLLDDSAFMEHYCPDAGFSSESQISGTCSSSDSVVTEITNNSCSSSCSMDQSFAFSPANLSFSSSSNYSTNISSFLAPKTESEFSGFETEPKFCKSFAERKPSLNISIPQVNNPVTGFKVVEQKKLEANPGERRNYRGVRQRPWGKFAAEIRDPNRKGTRVWLGTFDTAVEAAKAYDRAAFRLRGSKAILNFPLDIGKNLNPIPEITPPPATAGRKRVRGSDVEGKGKKEIKREEIQEVNGESELTAALPLTPSSWTAVWDWVDEKGIFEVPPLSPLVSNPSLAIQG